In Silurus meridionalis isolate SWU-2019-XX chromosome 29, ASM1480568v1, whole genome shotgun sequence, one DNA window encodes the following:
- the u2af2b gene encoding U2 small nuclear RNA auxiliary factor 2b isoform X9: MSEFDEFERQLSENKQERDKENRHRRRSGSRSRKNRHRRRSGSRSRSRERKRRSRERRSRERRSSSKDRRHRRSRSPPREKKKKIKKYWDVPPPGFEHITPMQYKAMQAAGQIPATALLPTMTPDGLAVTPTPVPVVGSQMTRQARRLYVGNIPFGITEESMMDFFNAQMRLGGLIQAPGNPVLAVQINQDKNFAFLELRSVDETTQAMAFDGIIFQGQSLKIRRPHDYQPLPGMSENPSVYVPGVVSTVVPDSAHKLFIGGLPNYLSDDQVKELLTSFGPLKAFNLVKDSATGLSKGYAFCEYVDVNLNDQAIAGLNGMQLGDKKLLVQRASVGAKNATLTSINETPVTLQVPGLMNSSMNQMGGIPTEVLCLMNMVAPEELLDDDEYEEIVEDVRDECSKYGQVKSIEIPRPVDGLEIPGTGKIFVEFTTVFDSQKAMQALTGRKFANRVVVTKYCDPDAYHRREFI, encoded by the exons AGAATAGGCACAGGCGTCGGAGCGGCTCGCGCAGCCGCAGTCgcgagaggaagaggaggagcagGGAGAGGAGGAGCAGGGAGCGACGCAGCAGCAGCAAAGACCGCCGGCATAGACGCAG TCGTTCCCCAccgagagagaagaagaagaaaatcaaAAAGTACTGGGACGTCCCTCCTCCAGGATTTGAGCACATCACGCCGATGCAGTACAAGGCCATGCAAG CTGCTGGTCAAATTCCTGCCACAGCACTGCTGCCCACTATGACCCCAGACGGGCTGGCAGTTACACCAACCCCAGTGCCTGTAGTAGGCAGCCAGATGACTCGCCAGGCTCGGCGGCTGTACGTGGGCAACATCCCATTCGGCATCACAGAG GAATCAATGATGGACTTCTTCAATGCTCAAATGAGACTAGGGGGTCTTATTCAGGCTCCAGGAAACCCTGTTCTTGCTGTCCAGATTAACCAGGATAAGAACTTTGCCTTCCTTGAG TTGCGCTCTGTGGACGAGACCACACAGGCAATGGCTTTTGATGGCATCATATTCCAAGGCCAGAGCCTGAAGATCCGCCGGCCACACGATTACCAACCTTTGCCAGGCATGAGTGAGAATCCCAGCGTGTATGTGCCAG gCGTGGTGTCCACTGTAGTCCCTGACTCTGCTCATAAGCTTTTTATTGGAGGTCTCCCCAACTATCTCAGTGATGACCAG gtaAAAGAGCTGTTGACATCCTTTGGGCCTTTAAAGGCGTTCAACCTCGTGAAGGACAGTGCCACAGGGCTCTCCAAAGGCTATGCCTTCTGCGAATATGTCGATGTCAATCTTAACGATCAG GCTATTGCAGGACTAAATGGCATGCAGTTGGGGGATAAGAAGCTACTAGTCCAGAGAGCGAGCGTAGGAGCCAAGAACGCAACTCTG ACGAGCATAAACGAGACCCCGGTGACGCTGCAGGTGCCGGGTTTGATGAACAGCTCTATGAATCAGATGGGTGGAATTCCCACCGAGGTCCTGTGCCTGATGAACATGGTGGCTCCAGAGGAACTTCTGGATGATGATGAGTATGAAGAGATCGTGGAGGACGTCAGGGACGAGTGCTCCAAATACGGCCAGGTCAAGAGCATCGAGATCCCTCGCCCCGTTGACGGCCTGGAGATTCCCGGAACTGGAAAG ATCTTCGTGGAGTTCACAACAGTTTTCGACTCCCAGAAAGCAATGCAAGCTTTGACAGGGAGGAAGTTTGCCAACAGAGTGGTTGTGACCAAATACTGCGACCCCGATGCTTACCACCGCCGAGAGTTCATCTAG
- the u2af2b gene encoding U2 small nuclear RNA auxiliary factor 2b isoform X6, producing the protein MEMRSDDPPYRSPPREKKKKIKKYWDVPPPGFEHITPMQYKAMQAAGQIPATALLPTMTPDGLAVTPTPVPVVGSQMTRQARRLYVGNIPFGITESLERWSYVLERRGMEESMMDFFNAQMRLGGLIQAPGNPVLAVQINQDKNFAFLELRSVDETTQAMAFDGIIFQGQSLKIRRPHDYQPLPGMSENPSVYVPGGVTEQRVVSTVVPDSAHKLFIGGLPNYLSDDQVKELLTSFGPLKAFNLVKDSATGLSKGYAFCEYVDVNLNDQAIAGLNGMQLGDKKLLVQRASVGAKNATLTSINETPVTLQVPGLMNSSMNQMGGIPTEVLCLMNMVAPEELLDDDEYEEIVEDVRDECSKYGQVKSIEIPRPVDGLEIPGTGKIFVEFTTVFDSQKAMQALTGRKFANRVVVTKYCDPDAYHRREFI; encoded by the exons ATGGAGATGCGTTCCGATGACCCCCCATA TCGTTCCCCAccgagagagaagaagaagaaaatcaaAAAGTACTGGGACGTCCCTCCTCCAGGATTTGAGCACATCACGCCGATGCAGTACAAGGCCATGCAAG CTGCTGGTCAAATTCCTGCCACAGCACTGCTGCCCACTATGACCCCAGACGGGCTGGCAGTTACACCAACCCCAGTGCCTGTAGTAGGCAGCCAGATGACTCGCCAGGCTCGGCGGCTGTACGTGGGCAACATCCCATTCGGCATCACAGAG agcctggagaggtggagttacgtgctggagagaaggggaatggag GAATCAATGATGGACTTCTTCAATGCTCAAATGAGACTAGGGGGTCTTATTCAGGCTCCAGGAAACCCTGTTCTTGCTGTCCAGATTAACCAGGATAAGAACTTTGCCTTCCTTGAG TTGCGCTCTGTGGACGAGACCACACAGGCAATGGCTTTTGATGGCATCATATTCCAAGGCCAGAGCCTGAAGATCCGCCGGCCACACGATTACCAACCTTTGCCAGGCATGAGTGAGAATCCCAGCGTGTATGTGCCAGGTGGGGTTACTGAACAGC gCGTGGTGTCCACTGTAGTCCCTGACTCTGCTCATAAGCTTTTTATTGGAGGTCTCCCCAACTATCTCAGTGATGACCAG gtaAAAGAGCTGTTGACATCCTTTGGGCCTTTAAAGGCGTTCAACCTCGTGAAGGACAGTGCCACAGGGCTCTCCAAAGGCTATGCCTTCTGCGAATATGTCGATGTCAATCTTAACGATCAG GCTATTGCAGGACTAAATGGCATGCAGTTGGGGGATAAGAAGCTACTAGTCCAGAGAGCGAGCGTAGGAGCCAAGAACGCAACTCTG ACGAGCATAAACGAGACCCCGGTGACGCTGCAGGTGCCGGGTTTGATGAACAGCTCTATGAATCAGATGGGTGGAATTCCCACCGAGGTCCTGTGCCTGATGAACATGGTGGCTCCAGAGGAACTTCTGGATGATGATGAGTATGAAGAGATCGTGGAGGACGTCAGGGACGAGTGCTCCAAATACGGCCAGGTCAAGAGCATCGAGATCCCTCGCCCCGTTGACGGCCTGGAGATTCCCGGAACTGGAAAG ATCTTCGTGGAGTTCACAACAGTTTTCGACTCCCAGAAAGCAATGCAAGCTTTGACAGGGAGGAAGTTTGCCAACAGAGTGGTTGTGACCAAATACTGCGACCCCGATGCTTACCACCGCCGAGAGTTCATCTAG
- the u2af2b gene encoding U2 small nuclear RNA auxiliary factor 2b isoform X7: MEMRSDDPPYRSPPREKKKKIKKYWDVPPPGFEHITPMQYKAMQAAGQIPATALLPTMTPDGLAVTPTPVPVVGSQMTRQARRLYVGNIPFGITESLERWSYVLERRGMEESMMDFFNAQMRLGGLIQAPGNPVLAVQINQDKNFAFLELRSVDETTQAMAFDGIIFQGQSLKIRRPHDYQPLPGMSENPSVYVPGGVTEQRVVSTVVPDSAHKLFIGGLPNYLSDDQVKELLTSFGPLKAFNLVKDSATGLSKGYAFCEYVDVNLNDQAIAGLNGMQLGDKKLLVQRASVGAKNATLTSINETPVTLQVPGLMNSSMNQMGGIPTEVLCLMNMVAPEELLDDDEYEEIVEDVRDECSKYGQVKSIEIPRPVDGLEIPGTGKIFVEFTTVFDSQKAMQALTGRKFANRVVVTKYCDPDAYHRREFI, translated from the exons TCGTTCCCCAccgagagagaagaagaagaaaatcaaAAAGTACTGGGACGTCCCTCCTCCAGGATTTGAGCACATCACGCCGATGCAGTACAAGGCCATGCAAG CTGCTGGTCAAATTCCTGCCACAGCACTGCTGCCCACTATGACCCCAGACGGGCTGGCAGTTACACCAACCCCAGTGCCTGTAGTAGGCAGCCAGATGACTCGCCAGGCTCGGCGGCTGTACGTGGGCAACATCCCATTCGGCATCACAGAG agcctggagaggtggagttacgtgctggagagaaggggaatggag GAATCAATGATGGACTTCTTCAATGCTCAAATGAGACTAGGGGGTCTTATTCAGGCTCCAGGAAACCCTGTTCTTGCTGTCCAGATTAACCAGGATAAGAACTTTGCCTTCCTTGAG TTGCGCTCTGTGGACGAGACCACACAGGCAATGGCTTTTGATGGCATCATATTCCAAGGCCAGAGCCTGAAGATCCGCCGGCCACACGATTACCAACCTTTGCCAGGCATGAGTGAGAATCCCAGCGTGTATGTGCCAGGTGGGGTTACTGAACAGC gCGTGGTGTCCACTGTAGTCCCTGACTCTGCTCATAAGCTTTTTATTGGAGGTCTCCCCAACTATCTCAGTGATGACCAG gtaAAAGAGCTGTTGACATCCTTTGGGCCTTTAAAGGCGTTCAACCTCGTGAAGGACAGTGCCACAGGGCTCTCCAAAGGCTATGCCTTCTGCGAATATGTCGATGTCAATCTTAACGATCAG GCTATTGCAGGACTAAATGGCATGCAGTTGGGGGATAAGAAGCTACTAGTCCAGAGAGCGAGCGTAGGAGCCAAGAACGCAACTCTG ACGAGCATAAACGAGACCCCGGTGACGCTGCAGGTGCCGGGTTTGATGAACAGCTCTATGAATCAGATGGGTGGAATTCCCACCGAGGTCCTGTGCCTGATGAACATGGTGGCTCCAGAGGAACTTCTGGATGATGATGAGTATGAAGAGATCGTGGAGGACGTCAGGGACGAGTGCTCCAAATACGGCCAGGTCAAGAGCATCGAGATCCCTCGCCCCGTTGACGGCCTGGAGATTCCCGGAACTGGAAAG ATCTTCGTGGAGTTCACAACAGTTTTCGACTCCCAGAAAGCAATGCAAGCTTTGACAGGGAGGAAGTTTGCCAACAGAGTGGTTGTGACCAAATACTGCGACCCCGATGCTTACCACCGCCGAGAGTTCATCTAG
- the u2af2b gene encoding U2 small nuclear RNA auxiliary factor 2b isoform X8 — MQYKAMQAAGQIPATALLPTMTPDGLAVTPTPVPVVGSQMTRQARRLYVGNIPFGITESLERWSYVLERRGMEESMMDFFNAQMRLGGLIQAPGNPVLAVQINQDKNFAFLELRSVDETTQAMAFDGIIFQGQSLKIRRPHDYQPLPGMSENPSVYVPGGVTEQRVVSTVVPDSAHKLFIGGLPNYLSDDQVKELLTSFGPLKAFNLVKDSATGLSKGYAFCEYVDVNLNDQAIAGLNGMQLGDKKLLVQRASVGAKNATLTSINETPVTLQVPGLMNSSMNQMGGIPTEVLCLMNMVAPEELLDDDEYEEIVEDVRDECSKYGQVKSIEIPRPVDGLEIPGTGKIFVEFTTVFDSQKAMQALTGRKFANRVVVTKYCDPDAYHRREFI, encoded by the exons ATGCAGTACAAGGCCATGCAAG CTGCTGGTCAAATTCCTGCCACAGCACTGCTGCCCACTATGACCCCAGACGGGCTGGCAGTTACACCAACCCCAGTGCCTGTAGTAGGCAGCCAGATGACTCGCCAGGCTCGGCGGCTGTACGTGGGCAACATCCCATTCGGCATCACAGAG agcctggagaggtggagttacgtgctggagagaaggggaatggag GAATCAATGATGGACTTCTTCAATGCTCAAATGAGACTAGGGGGTCTTATTCAGGCTCCAGGAAACCCTGTTCTTGCTGTCCAGATTAACCAGGATAAGAACTTTGCCTTCCTTGAG TTGCGCTCTGTGGACGAGACCACACAGGCAATGGCTTTTGATGGCATCATATTCCAAGGCCAGAGCCTGAAGATCCGCCGGCCACACGATTACCAACCTTTGCCAGGCATGAGTGAGAATCCCAGCGTGTATGTGCCAGGTGGGGTTACTGAACAGC gCGTGGTGTCCACTGTAGTCCCTGACTCTGCTCATAAGCTTTTTATTGGAGGTCTCCCCAACTATCTCAGTGATGACCAG gtaAAAGAGCTGTTGACATCCTTTGGGCCTTTAAAGGCGTTCAACCTCGTGAAGGACAGTGCCACAGGGCTCTCCAAAGGCTATGCCTTCTGCGAATATGTCGATGTCAATCTTAACGATCAG GCTATTGCAGGACTAAATGGCATGCAGTTGGGGGATAAGAAGCTACTAGTCCAGAGAGCGAGCGTAGGAGCCAAGAACGCAACTCTG ACGAGCATAAACGAGACCCCGGTGACGCTGCAGGTGCCGGGTTTGATGAACAGCTCTATGAATCAGATGGGTGGAATTCCCACCGAGGTCCTGTGCCTGATGAACATGGTGGCTCCAGAGGAACTTCTGGATGATGATGAGTATGAAGAGATCGTGGAGGACGTCAGGGACGAGTGCTCCAAATACGGCCAGGTCAAGAGCATCGAGATCCCTCGCCCCGTTGACGGCCTGGAGATTCCCGGAACTGGAAAG ATCTTCGTGGAGTTCACAACAGTTTTCGACTCCCAGAAAGCAATGCAAGCTTTGACAGGGAGGAAGTTTGCCAACAGAGTGGTTGTGACCAAATACTGCGACCCCGATGCTTACCACCGCCGAGAGTTCATCTAG